A region of Terriglobales bacterium DNA encodes the following proteins:
- a CDS encoding 3-hydroxyacyl-CoA dehydrogenase NAD-binding domain-containing protein — protein MSDLVQLSQDNDVAIITINNPPVNALSPGVPEGIAEAIERVEKDAGVRAVVVIGSGRTFVAGADIKEFGKITSGQHTRGAPLLPAVLLKIEDCSKPVVMAIHGTAFGGGMELAMSGHYRVAAPAAQLGQPEVKLGIIPGAAGTQRLPRLAGVAKAVEMCAGGNPISAREALELGIVDRLIEGDLLAGAVGFARQVAGKPAPKTRERAQKLGTPEQNAPIIAAAREQARKKQRGLMAPLAAIEAVEASARLPFELGCELERRLFTGCLFSDQSKALIHVFFGEREVAKVPDVPKETSILPVNKVGVVGAGTMGGGIAMVFANAGIPVLLREVDHAALHRGLANIQKNYDGSVKRGRFTQQFVSERLQLIQPTLSFDGFAEVDMVVEAVFEGMALKKEVFAELDRVCKPAAILASNTSTLSIDEIASATKRPQSVIGTHFFSPANVMRLLEIVRGKATGKDVIATAMQLAKKLGKVGVLVGNCRGFVGNRMFHPYRREAQFLVEEGASVEAVDAALTDFGMAMGPLATGDLAGLDVGWRIRKEYRHLEKPGVRQPLAEDRLCEMGRFGQKTGAGWYKYDENRRAVPDPEVAALVRKAAAEAGIAQRQIPAEEILDRCIYALVNEGARILEEGYALRAVDIDIIYLNGYGFPAYRGGPMWYADTVGLKQVLERIREFERQHGGSWMPAPLLVRLAGQGANFDGFIREPGGKP, from the coding sequence ATGAGTGACCTGGTCCAACTCAGCCAAGACAACGACGTCGCGATCATCACCATCAATAACCCGCCGGTGAACGCGCTGAGCCCGGGCGTGCCCGAGGGCATCGCCGAAGCGATCGAACGAGTGGAGAAGGACGCGGGGGTGCGCGCCGTGGTGGTCATCGGCAGCGGGCGCACTTTCGTGGCCGGCGCTGACATCAAGGAGTTCGGCAAGATCACCTCCGGGCAGCACACCCGCGGCGCGCCCTTGCTGCCCGCCGTGCTTTTGAAGATCGAAGACTGCTCCAAGCCGGTGGTGATGGCCATCCACGGCACCGCTTTCGGCGGCGGGATGGAGCTGGCCATGTCTGGACACTACCGCGTGGCCGCGCCTGCGGCGCAACTCGGGCAGCCCGAGGTGAAGCTGGGCATCATCCCCGGCGCCGCCGGGACGCAGCGCCTACCGCGGCTGGCGGGCGTGGCCAAGGCGGTGGAGATGTGCGCCGGCGGCAATCCCATCTCGGCCAGGGAGGCGCTCGAGCTGGGCATCGTGGACCGGCTGATCGAAGGCGACCTGCTCGCGGGCGCGGTGGGTTTCGCGCGCCAGGTCGCCGGCAAGCCTGCCCCCAAGACCCGGGAGCGCGCCCAGAAGCTGGGCACACCCGAGCAGAACGCGCCCATCATCGCGGCCGCGCGCGAGCAGGCGCGCAAGAAGCAGCGCGGCCTGATGGCGCCGCTGGCCGCCATCGAGGCGGTGGAAGCCTCCGCCCGACTGCCCTTCGAACTGGGCTGCGAGCTGGAGCGCCGGCTGTTCACCGGCTGCCTGTTCTCCGACCAGTCCAAGGCGCTGATCCACGTCTTCTTCGGCGAGCGCGAGGTGGCTAAGGTCCCCGACGTCCCCAAGGAGACGTCCATCCTGCCTGTGAACAAGGTCGGGGTGGTGGGCGCGGGAACCATGGGCGGCGGCATCGCCATGGTCTTCGCCAACGCCGGTATCCCGGTGCTGCTGCGCGAGGTGGACCACGCGGCGCTCCATCGCGGCCTGGCCAACATCCAGAAGAACTACGACGGGTCGGTCAAACGCGGCCGCTTCACCCAGCAGTTCGTGAGCGAGCGCTTGCAGCTGATCCAGCCCACGCTCAGCTTCGACGGCTTCGCCGAAGTGGACATGGTGGTGGAGGCGGTCTTCGAGGGCATGGCGCTCAAGAAAGAGGTCTTCGCCGAGCTCGACCGCGTGTGCAAGCCCGCCGCCATCCTGGCCAGCAATACCTCCACCCTCAGCATCGATGAGATCGCTTCGGCGACCAAACGCCCCCAGTCCGTCATCGGGACCCACTTCTTCAGTCCGGCGAACGTGATGCGGCTGCTCGAGATCGTGCGCGGCAAGGCCACCGGGAAGGACGTGATCGCCACCGCCATGCAGCTTGCCAAGAAGCTGGGCAAGGTGGGAGTGCTGGTGGGCAACTGCCGCGGCTTCGTCGGCAACCGCATGTTCCATCCTTACCGGCGCGAGGCGCAGTTCCTGGTGGAGGAGGGCGCGAGCGTAGAGGCGGTGGACGCCGCGCTCACCGACTTCGGCATGGCCATGGGTCCGCTGGCCACCGGCGACCTCGCCGGCCTGGACGTGGGCTGGCGCATCCGCAAGGAGTATCGCCACCTGGAGAAGCCGGGCGTGCGCCAGCCGCTGGCGGAAGACCGACTCTGCGAGATGGGACGCTTCGGGCAGAAGACCGGCGCCGGTTGGTACAAGTACGACGAGAACCGCCGCGCCGTCCCCGACCCGGAGGTGGCGGCGCTGGTGCGCAAGGCGGCCGCCGAGGCCGGCATCGCGCAGCGCCAGATCCCGGCCGAGGAGATCCTCGACCGCTGTATCTACGCGCTGGTCAACGAAGGCGCGCGCATCCTGGAAGAGGGCTATGCACTGCGCGCGGTCGACATCGACATCATCTACCTGAATGGCTACGGCTTCCCGGCGTATCGCGGCGGGCCCATGTGGTACGCCGACACCGTGGGACTGAAGCAGGTGCTGGAGCGCATCCGCGAGTTCGAGCGGCAGCACGGCGGATCGTGGATGCCGGCGCCGTTGCTGGTGCGTTTGGCCGGGCAGGGCGCCAACTTCGACGGTTTCATCCGGGAACCGGGCGGGAAACCATGA
- a CDS encoding histidine phosphatase family protein, with the protein MSRIFLVRHAQASFGEREYDKLSAIGKAQARLLGEYWAERRLQWDRVCTGPRQRQQDTAAIVGEVYRKAGLSLPEPVVMPDFDEYHGDQVLERGLPGLVARDVEIQRLYEAFESSGSAASRMRNFQKLFEAVIGRWVQGELVLDHVESWSDFCARVQRGLAGVVAEDGRGRQVAIFSSGGPISVAMQRALELTAQNTLRVAWMVRNCAISEFLASGARFTLSTFNEVPHLDDAALLTYR; encoded by the coding sequence ATGAGCCGCATCTTCCTGGTCCGGCACGCGCAGGCTTCCTTCGGGGAGCGCGAGTACGACAAGCTCTCCGCCATCGGGAAGGCGCAGGCGCGCCTGCTGGGCGAGTACTGGGCGGAGCGCCGCCTGCAATGGGACCGCGTCTGCACCGGTCCGCGCCAGCGCCAGCAGGACACCGCCGCCATCGTGGGCGAAGTCTACCGCAAGGCCGGGTTGAGTTTGCCCGAGCCGGTGGTCATGCCGGACTTCGACGAGTACCACGGCGACCAGGTTCTGGAGCGCGGCCTGCCCGGGCTGGTGGCGCGCGACGTTGAGATCCAGCGGCTCTACGAGGCGTTCGAGAGTTCGGGCAGCGCCGCCAGCCGCATGCGCAACTTCCAGAAACTCTTTGAGGCGGTGATCGGACGCTGGGTGCAGGGCGAGCTGGTGCTCGACCACGTCGAATCCTGGTCCGACTTCTGCGCGCGGGTGCAGCGCGGCCTGGCGGGTGTCGTGGCGGAGGACGGCCGCGGCCGGCAAGTCGCCATCTTCTCCTCCGGAGGCCCCATCAGCGTGGCTATGCAGCGCGCCCTGGAACTCACCGCGCAGAACACCCTGCGGGTGGCGTGGATGGTCCGCAACTGCGCCATCAGCGAATTCCTGGCCTCGGGCGCCCGCTTCACCTTGAGCACGTTCAACGAAGTGCCGCACCTGGACGATGCCGCCCTGCTGACCTACCGCTAG
- a CDS encoding phosphotransferase family protein: MLNRPGSVRAGEELDLPRLEPFLLRHFPGSAGPLTVQQFPSGHSNLTYLVRLGGREMVLRRPPFGSKVKSAHDMGREYRVLLKLHPAYPPAPQVLLYREDDSILGAPFYLMEPVTGIILRREVPAGLELTSETVRRMSEAFTDNLALLHGLDYAAIGLADLGKPEGYLERQVRGWIERYYGSKTHELLEVERIAAWLQAHMPPPIAPALIHNDYKYDNAVLDPGDLAKIVGVLDWEMCTLGDPLSDLGTALAYWVDPGDPGELQQIRWGPTTLPGSLTRRQVVERYARATGHDVTHMVFYLAFAYFKVAVIVQQIYYRYHHGLTQDARFAQLLEVAKILLRASLRTAESGAI; this comes from the coding sequence TTGCTGAACCGACCCGGAAGCGTGCGCGCGGGAGAAGAGCTTGACCTCCCGCGGCTCGAGCCCTTCCTTCTCCGTCACTTTCCCGGCAGCGCCGGGCCGCTGACCGTCCAGCAGTTTCCCAGCGGACACTCCAACCTGACCTACCTGGTGCGGCTGGGCGGGCGCGAAATGGTGCTGCGGCGGCCTCCCTTCGGCAGCAAGGTCAAGAGCGCGCACGACATGGGCCGGGAGTACCGCGTCCTCTTGAAGCTGCACCCGGCCTATCCCCCTGCGCCCCAGGTGCTGCTCTATCGCGAGGACGATTCCATCCTGGGCGCACCCTTCTACCTGATGGAGCCGGTGACGGGGATCATCCTGCGGCGCGAGGTGCCGGCCGGGCTCGAGCTCACGTCCGAAACCGTGCGGCGCATGAGCGAGGCCTTCACCGACAATCTGGCGCTGCTCCACGGTTTGGACTACGCCGCCATCGGCCTCGCCGATCTGGGCAAGCCCGAAGGCTACCTGGAGCGCCAGGTGCGCGGCTGGATCGAGCGCTACTACGGCTCCAAGACCCACGAGCTGCTCGAGGTCGAGCGCATCGCCGCGTGGCTGCAGGCGCATATGCCGCCCCCGATCGCACCCGCGCTCATCCACAACGATTACAAGTACGACAACGCGGTGCTCGATCCCGGCGACCTGGCGAAGATCGTGGGCGTGCTGGACTGGGAGATGTGCACGCTGGGCGACCCGCTCAGCGACCTGGGCACCGCGCTGGCCTACTGGGTGGATCCCGGCGACCCCGGCGAATTGCAGCAGATCCGCTGGGGCCCGACCACGCTGCCCGGCAGCCTGACGCGGCGGCAGGTGGTCGAGCGCTACGCCCGGGCCACGGGGCACGACGTCACGCACATGGTCTTCTACCTGGCCTTCGCGTATTTCAAGGTGGCGGTGATCGTGCAGCAGATCTACTACCGCTACCATCACGGGCTCACCCAGGACGCGCGCTTCGCGCAACTGCTCGAGGTCGCCAAGATCCTGCTGCGCGCCTCGCTGCGCACGGCCGAGTCGGGCGCGATCTGA
- a CDS encoding MaoC family dehydratase — protein MPPLVLETPDLLKDYVGRELALTDWLPLTQERIQQFADATEDHQWIHVDRERAQRESPFGTTVAHGFLTLSLLSHFMHQALQVRSGVRLAVNYGLNKVRFPAPARMGSKLRARVTLASLKEIRRGTQAVFSVTVEVEGGEKPCCVAEWVVLYFS, from the coding sequence ATGCCGCCGCTGGTGCTGGAAACACCGGACCTGCTCAAGGACTACGTAGGGCGCGAGCTGGCCCTGACCGACTGGCTTCCACTCACCCAGGAGCGCATTCAGCAGTTCGCCGACGCCACCGAGGACCACCAGTGGATCCACGTGGACCGCGAGCGCGCCCAGCGCGAATCCCCCTTCGGCACCACTGTTGCCCACGGCTTCCTCACCCTTTCCCTGCTGAGCCATTTCATGCACCAGGCGCTCCAGGTCCGCAGCGGCGTGCGCCTGGCCGTGAACTACGGCCTCAACAAGGTGCGCTTCCCTGCTCCGGCACGAATGGGCTCGAAGCTGCGCGCCCGGGTGACGCTGGCATCGCTCAAGGAAATCCGACGCGGCACCCAGGCCGTGTTCTCCGTGACCGTGGAGGTGGAGGGCGGCGAGAAGCCCTGCTGCGTGGCGGAGTGGGTGGTCCTCTACTTTTCCTAG
- a CDS encoding SDR family oxidoreductase yields MQLADKVIVVTGGANGIGRAMCRRFAAEKSKAVVVADLQAAAAAQVAAEVGGLAVETNVARESDIVRLVEQVTAKYGRIDLFCSNAGTGTSGGVEISDAKWQREWEVNVMAHVYAARAVLPQMLQRGDGYLLQTVSAAGLLTMIGSATYSVTKHAALALAEWISITHGDQGIKVSAVCPLGVRTDMLLKGEGGLASFLIEGAITPEQVADEVVKGIADERFLILPNPEVGEFFRRKAGDYERWLRGMRKFQAANLPQKS; encoded by the coding sequence ATGCAACTGGCGGACAAAGTGATCGTGGTGACGGGCGGGGCGAACGGCATCGGGCGGGCGATGTGCCGGCGCTTCGCCGCCGAGAAGTCCAAGGCGGTGGTGGTGGCGGACCTGCAGGCCGCGGCGGCGGCGCAGGTCGCGGCCGAGGTCGGCGGCCTTGCGGTCGAAACCAACGTGGCGCGCGAGAGCGACATCGTCCGTCTGGTCGAGCAGGTCACGGCGAAGTACGGCCGCATCGATCTCTTCTGCTCCAATGCCGGCACCGGGACCAGCGGCGGCGTCGAGATCTCCGACGCCAAGTGGCAGCGCGAGTGGGAGGTCAACGTGATGGCGCACGTCTACGCGGCGCGCGCCGTGCTCCCGCAGATGCTCCAGCGCGGCGACGGTTACCTGCTGCAGACGGTCTCGGCGGCGGGACTCTTGACGATGATCGGCTCGGCCACCTATTCCGTCACCAAGCACGCGGCGTTGGCCCTGGCGGAGTGGATCTCGATCACTCACGGCGACCAGGGCATCAAGGTCTCGGCGGTGTGCCCGCTGGGCGTGCGCACCGACATGCTGCTCAAGGGCGAGGGCGGCTTGGCGTCGTTCCTGATCGAGGGCGCGATCACCCCGGAGCAGGTCGCGGACGAGGTGGTGAAGGGGATCGCCGACGAGCGCTTCCTCATCCTTCCCAACCCCGAGGTTGGGGAGTTCTTCCGCCGCAAGGCCGGGGACTACGAGCGCTGGCTGCGCGGTATGCGCAAGTTCCAGGCCGCCAACCTGCCGCAGAAATCGTAG
- a CDS encoding acyl-CoA dehydrogenase family protein: MGFEFSDKSKELQRRLLAFMDEHIYPNERRFEEECERGGWQPTRVIEELKPKARAAGLWNLFLPESEYGAGLTNFEYAPLCEIMGRSMLAPEVFNCSAPDTGNMEVLVRYGTPEQKERWLKPLLAGEMRSCFAMTEPAVASSDATNIEARIQRDGDSYVLNGRKWWASGAGDPRCRVAIFMGKTDPAAPRHLQQSMVLVPMDAKGVKVERVLTVFGYDHAPHGHGEISFTNVRIPLSNMLLGEGRGFEIAQGRLGPGRIHHCMRCIGVAERALEVMCKRVLSRTAFGKTLADQGTIRADIAHSRMEIEQARLLTLKAASMMDTVGNKAARAEIAMIKVVAPNMALRVLDRAIQAWGGAGVCQDTFLPAAWANVRTLRIADGPDEVHTDQVGRLELKKWMPPRPAAPR; this comes from the coding sequence ATGGGCTTCGAGTTCAGCGACAAGAGCAAAGAGTTGCAGCGCCGCCTGCTCGCCTTCATGGACGAGCACATCTATCCCAACGAGCGCCGCTTCGAGGAAGAATGCGAGCGCGGCGGCTGGCAGCCCACCCGCGTGATCGAGGAGCTGAAGCCCAAGGCGCGCGCCGCCGGCCTGTGGAACCTCTTCCTGCCGGAGAGCGAGTACGGCGCCGGGCTCACTAACTTCGAGTACGCGCCGCTGTGCGAGATCATGGGGCGCAGCATGCTCGCGCCCGAGGTCTTCAACTGCTCCGCCCCCGACACCGGCAACATGGAGGTGCTGGTCCGCTACGGCACTCCCGAGCAGAAGGAGCGCTGGCTGAAGCCGCTGCTGGCGGGCGAGATGCGCTCCTGCTTCGCCATGACCGAGCCCGCGGTGGCTTCCTCCGACGCCACCAACATCGAGGCTCGCATCCAGCGCGACGGCGATTCCTACGTGCTCAACGGGCGCAAGTGGTGGGCCTCGGGAGCCGGCGACCCGCGCTGCAGAGTCGCCATCTTCATGGGCAAGACCGATCCCGCCGCCCCGCGCCATCTCCAGCAATCCATGGTGCTGGTGCCCATGGACGCCAAGGGCGTGAAGGTGGAACGCGTGCTCACCGTCTTCGGCTACGACCACGCGCCGCACGGCCACGGCGAGATCAGCTTCACCAATGTCCGCATCCCGCTCAGCAACATGCTGCTGGGCGAGGGCCGCGGCTTCGAGATCGCCCAGGGACGCCTGGGACCGGGGCGCATCCATCACTGCATGCGGTGCATCGGGGTGGCCGAGCGCGCGTTGGAGGTCATGTGCAAGCGCGTGCTCTCGCGCACCGCCTTCGGCAAGACCCTGGCCGACCAAGGCACCATCCGCGCCGACATCGCCCACTCGCGCATGGAGATCGAGCAGGCGCGCCTGCTCACGCTCAAAGCCGCCTCCATGATGGACACGGTGGGCAACAAGGCGGCGCGCGCCGAGATCGCCATGATCAAGGTGGTGGCGCCCAACATGGCCTTGCGCGTGCTCGACCGCGCCATCCAGGCCTGGGGCGGCGCCGGCGTCTGCCAGGACACCTTCCTGCCTGCCGCCTGGGCCAACGTGCGCACCCTGCGCATCGCCGACGGTCCCGACGAGGTCCACACCGATCAGGTGGGCCGGCTGGAATTAAAGAAGTGGATGCCGCCGCGGCCGGCGGCGCCGCGCTAG
- the amrS gene encoding AmmeMemoRadiSam system radical SAM enzyme produces the protein MCDELPIGAQDVEAYDALLARGGAAEGLDRRTFLHAAAAACAGLAVARCFRAEPLFAASTDDSRFVREAGFYQKLPERAVQCKLCPRECVVAESERGFCRVRENRKGTYYTLVHSRVVAAHVDPIEKKPFFHFLPGAMAFSIATGGCNVNCKFCQNWEISQARPEQLRAIYLPPRELAQAAKQNECPILAYTYSEPVVFSEYVLDAAEAGHAQDLRSVVVSNGFIQQEPLLRLCERVDAIKIDLKSFSEQYYREVVRGALQPVLETLVTVRRHAKWMEIVYLVVPTLNDGDAEFRGVARWIHANLGSDVPVHFTRFYPKYLLTNLPPTPVETLERAKAIAEAEGLQYVYVGNVPGHPGENTYCPKCHALLIERAGFTIAHMHLKNGKCKQCGQAVPGVWKA, from the coding sequence ATGTGCGATGAGTTGCCCATCGGCGCACAGGACGTGGAAGCGTACGACGCGCTGCTCGCGCGGGGTGGCGCGGCCGAAGGACTCGACCGCCGCACTTTCCTGCACGCCGCCGCGGCCGCCTGCGCCGGCCTTGCCGTGGCGCGCTGCTTCCGAGCCGAGCCGCTGTTCGCGGCCTCGACCGACGACTCCCGCTTCGTCCGCGAGGCCGGCTTCTACCAGAAGCTGCCGGAGCGCGCGGTGCAGTGCAAGCTGTGCCCGCGCGAGTGCGTGGTGGCGGAGAGCGAGCGCGGCTTCTGCCGCGTGCGCGAGAACCGCAAGGGCACCTACTACACCCTGGTGCACTCGCGGGTGGTGGCGGCGCACGTGGACCCCATCGAGAAGAAGCCCTTCTTCCACTTCCTGCCGGGAGCGATGGCCTTCTCCATCGCCACCGGCGGCTGCAACGTGAACTGCAAGTTCTGCCAGAACTGGGAGATCTCGCAGGCCCGCCCGGAGCAGTTGCGCGCCATCTATCTTCCGCCCAGGGAACTGGCGCAGGCGGCGAAGCAGAACGAGTGCCCTATCCTGGCCTACACCTATAGCGAGCCCGTGGTCTTCTCGGAGTACGTGCTGGACGCGGCCGAGGCGGGCCACGCTCAGGACCTGCGCAGCGTGGTGGTGAGCAACGGCTTCATCCAACAGGAGCCGCTGCTCCGCCTGTGCGAGCGTGTGGACGCCATCAAGATCGACCTGAAGTCCTTTTCCGAGCAGTACTACCGCGAGGTGGTGCGGGGCGCGCTGCAGCCGGTGCTGGAGACGCTGGTCACGGTGCGCCGCCATGCCAAGTGGATGGAGATCGTCTACCTGGTGGTGCCCACGCTCAATGACGGCGACGCCGAGTTCCGCGGGGTCGCGCGCTGGATCCACGCCAACCTGGGCAGCGACGTCCCCGTCCATTTCACGCGCTTCTATCCCAAGTACCTGCTCACCAACCTGCCGCCCACGCCGGTGGAGACCCTGGAGCGCGCCAAAGCCATCGCCGAGGCCGAGGGTCTGCAGTACGTGTACGTCGGCAACGTTCCTGGACATCCGGGCGAGAACACCTACTGCCCCAAGTGCCACGCCCTGCTCATCGAGCGCGCCGGGTTCACCATCGCCCACATGCACCTGAAGAACGGTAAGTGCAAACAGTGTGGGCAGGCTGTGCCCGGGGTCTGGAAGGCATAG
- the amrB gene encoding AmmeMemoRadiSam system protein B — protein MDRGGKSKPLLLLAAGLVAGALLLVPSSLRPADKEEVRQPAVAGNFYPADPKELERTIDGLLASAGAPTTQEPVVALIAPHAGYQYSGPVAAHSYALLKGRKFERVVVIAPSHFEAFDFTSVYEGDSYVTPLGAIPVDKAFAAKLASLAPGIRLSQRGHTPAGPQGEHALEVQLPFLQRTLGQFKLVPIVMGDQSWESSRALGVALAKLIPGTDTLIVASSDLTHYRSADEVSRIDHHTLQAIEDWDTLSLSRNFQSGVWEACGGAPIVAAMIAAQRLGANQAKVLKYANTGDVTGDRSRVVGYGAVALLRVPRSGSTTEVRFSLSDRDKEELLRIARLSAETAVRTRKLYEPPVPASAALLQERGAFVTLREKGELRGCIGYVSAVKPLYLTVRDVAALAALRDSRFPPVTPGELGLLEYEVSVISPFHQVLDVRQIKVGRDGLMILKGGQDGILLPQVARDENWDRNTFLEQVGVKAGLPPRTWKDEDADLFAFTALVFAEPKAPEAFTPQPPFPGRPEQPTPPGRDSTPR, from the coding sequence ATGGACCGCGGAGGCAAGAGCAAGCCTCTTCTCCTGCTGGCGGCCGGCCTGGTGGCGGGCGCCCTGCTGCTGGTGCCATCCTCGCTGCGCCCGGCCGACAAAGAAGAGGTGCGCCAGCCGGCGGTGGCCGGCAACTTCTATCCCGCCGATCCCAAGGAACTGGAAAGGACGATCGACGGCTTGCTGGCGAGCGCGGGCGCGCCCACGACCCAGGAGCCGGTGGTGGCGCTGATCGCGCCCCACGCCGGCTACCAGTACTCGGGCCCGGTGGCGGCGCACAGCTACGCCCTGCTCAAGGGGCGGAAGTTCGAGCGCGTGGTGGTGATCGCGCCCTCCCACTTCGAGGCGTTCGACTTCACCTCGGTCTATGAGGGCGACAGCTACGTCACACCGCTGGGCGCCATTCCGGTGGACAAGGCCTTCGCCGCCAAGCTGGCGAGCCTAGCCCCGGGCATCCGGCTCTCGCAGCGTGGGCACACGCCCGCGGGTCCGCAAGGAGAGCACGCGCTCGAGGTCCAGTTGCCCTTCCTGCAGCGCACGCTGGGCCAGTTCAAGCTGGTGCCCATCGTGATGGGCGACCAGAGCTGGGAGAGCAGCCGCGCTTTGGGAGTGGCCCTGGCCAAGCTGATCCCGGGGACGGACACGCTGATCGTGGCCAGCTCCGACCTCACGCATTACCGCAGCGCCGACGAGGTCAGCCGCATCGACCACCACACTCTGCAGGCGATCGAGGACTGGGACACGCTCAGCCTGTCGCGCAACTTCCAGTCAGGCGTGTGGGAAGCCTGCGGGGGCGCGCCCATCGTGGCGGCCATGATCGCCGCGCAGCGGCTGGGCGCCAACCAGGCCAAAGTACTGAAGTATGCCAACACCGGCGACGTCACCGGCGACCGCAGCCGCGTCGTAGGCTACGGTGCAGTGGCGTTGCTGCGCGTGCCGCGCTCCGGAAGCACAACCGAGGTGCGCTTCTCCCTGAGCGACCGCGACAAGGAGGAATTGTTGCGCATCGCTCGCCTCTCGGCGGAGACAGCGGTGCGGACCAGGAAGCTCTACGAGCCACCGGTGCCTGCCTCCGCCGCGCTGCTCCAGGAGCGGGGCGCCTTCGTCACCCTGCGCGAAAAAGGCGAGCTGCGCGGGTGCATCGGCTATGTCTCGGCGGTGAAGCCCCTCTACCTCACCGTGCGCGACGTGGCCGCGCTCGCCGCCCTGCGCGATAGCCGCTTCCCTCCCGTCACCCCGGGCGAGCTAGGGCTGCTGGAATACGAGGTCTCCGTGATCTCTCCCTTCCACCAGGTGCTCGACGTCAGGCAGATCAAGGTGGGGCGCGACGGGCTGATGATCCTCAAGGGCGGCCAGGATGGCATCCTGCTGCCGCAGGTCGCCCGCGACGAGAACTGGGACCGCAACACCTTCCTGGAGCAGGTCGGCGTGAAGGCCGGGCTGCCGCCGCGCACCTGGAAGGATGAGGACGCCGATCTTTTCGCGTTCACCGCCCTGGTGTTCGCCGAGCCGAAAGCCCCGGAGGCCTTTACGCCCCAGCCTCCCTTTCCCGGCCGGCCCGAGCAGCCAACCCCGCCGGGAAGAGATTCAACACCGCGATAA